One Mailhella massiliensis DNA segment encodes these proteins:
- a CDS encoding LysR family transcriptional regulator, with the protein MDLKDMLYFCTIVEEGQISKAAKRLNISQPPLSLRLKELEEEVGCSLISRANGKWKVTKEGQLLYHKSQQILSHIEGLAESIRNIGSEFSGEVRIGIGAHCMSYFQRIVPDLIRKYPRISCRTVVADSPTIERYLQERSIELAVLRLNLSYNCYTTFNLPPQHMVAVYSNLLPPPAHEGQVTFEELVQYPLLFSRRWANADGFRPIVAAFQAKHLKPQMVLDAQLPSLLINLLYTTPAVALIPNTEIPSYAEDVFPVRDIDHYVIFQPVLAYLSDSYLSPQANAVMELIKEYCIE; encoded by the coding sequence ATGGACCTCAAAGACATGCTGTACTTCTGCACCATTGTGGAAGAAGGGCAGATAAGCAAGGCGGCAAAGCGCCTGAACATAAGCCAGCCGCCGCTGAGCCTCCGACTGAAGGAACTGGAGGAGGAAGTAGGCTGCTCGCTTATTTCCCGCGCCAACGGAAAATGGAAGGTTACCAAGGAAGGACAGCTGCTCTACCATAAGAGTCAGCAGATACTCAGCCATATCGAGGGGCTGGCGGAAAGCATACGCAACATAGGTTCGGAATTCAGCGGAGAAGTACGCATAGGCATAGGCGCGCACTGCATGTCCTATTTCCAGCGCATCGTGCCGGATCTCATCCGAAAATATCCCCGCATTTCCTGTCGTACGGTGGTGGCCGATTCCCCCACCATAGAACGCTATCTGCAGGAACGTTCCATAGAGCTCGCCGTGCTCCGGCTCAACCTTTCCTACAACTGCTACACCACCTTCAACCTGCCTCCGCAGCATATGGTGGCCGTGTACTCCAATCTGCTCCCTCCCCCTGCCCACGAGGGACAGGTCACCTTTGAGGAACTCGTGCAGTATCCTCTGCTCTTTTCCCGGCGCTGGGCCAATGCCGACGGCTTCCGCCCCATTGTCGCCGCCTTTCAGGCAAAACACCTCAAACCGCAGATGGTGCTGGACGCACAGCTGCCTTCCCTGCTCATCAATCTTCTCTACACCACGCCCGCCGTGGCGCTCATTCCCAATACCGAAATTCCCAGCTATGCGGAGGACGTTTTCCCCGTACGCGACATCGACCACTATGTCATCTTCCAGCCCGTGCTGGCCTACCTCAGCGATTCCTACCTCAGCCCTCAGGCAAACGCCGTCATGGAGCTCATCAAGGAATATTGCATCGAATAA
- a CDS encoding flavodoxin family protein: MKVLALNGSQNPRGVTWHAINLVGEELARENIGLDIIHIGAKAVAGCVDCRKCRTNGHHCIHNDIVNDIIDKLPEYDGLILGCPVHYMGIPGTFKACLDRLLYATEHLEGWGPKPATAIAVCRRAGAVNTAQQLGNYLNCSNLITVNSQYWNIVFGWKPEEFLSQDTEGVQTMQVLGRNMAWLLKVMEAGREKFPAPVYDKRVRANFCR, encoded by the coding sequence ATGAAGGTTCTCGCTCTCAACGGCAGTCAGAATCCCAGGGGAGTCACCTGGCACGCCATCAACCTCGTAGGTGAGGAACTCGCCAGGGAAAACATCGGGCTGGACATCATCCATATCGGCGCAAAAGCCGTTGCCGGCTGCGTCGACTGCCGCAAATGCCGCACCAACGGCCACCACTGCATCCATAACGACATCGTCAACGACATCATCGACAAACTGCCCGAATACGACGGACTCATTCTCGGCTGCCCGGTACACTACATGGGCATTCCCGGCACGTTCAAGGCCTGCCTCGACCGTCTGCTCTACGCCACGGAACATCTCGAAGGCTGGGGGCCCAAGCCCGCCACAGCCATTGCCGTTTGTCGCCGTGCCGGGGCCGTCAACACGGCCCAGCAGCTCGGCAACTACCTCAACTGTTCCAATCTCATCACCGTGAACAGCCAGTACTGGAACATCGTTTTCGGCTGGAAGCCCGAGGAATTCCTCTCTCAGGATACGGAAGGCGTACAGACCATGCAGGTACTCGGCCGCAACATGGCGTGGCTGCTCAAGGTCATGGAGGCAGGACGGGAAAAATTCCCCGCCCCCGTCTATGACAAGCGTGTCCGCGCCAATTTCTGCCGCTAG
- a CDS encoding amidohydrolase family protein codes for MVIDFRLRPPFGDYVKLGMYTNKERCRSYASNIGRELAPSIAEESMELLLKDMDDNGIDIGVATGRVEHFAGGMSNDNVIRLTETYPGRFFGFAGLNPLDWRWSLREIHRTVVDGPLKGVVLEPGAVRPPMYGDDALLYPLYAECEKYDIPVMVMLGGNAGPNVDYSFPRIIHKIASDFPTVKFIVSHGGWPWVQAVLGVCFVQQNIYLSPDLYIFNHPGWQDYVTAAHTYMRKRILYASAYPFLPLECVHNFRTLFKPEVLPDLMYHNAAALLGLEA; via the coding sequence ATGGTCATTGATTTTCGCCTTCGTCCCCCCTTCGGGGATTACGTCAAGCTCGGCATGTACACCAACAAGGAGCGCTGCAGAAGCTACGCCTCCAACATAGGCAGGGAGCTTGCCCCCTCCATCGCGGAAGAAAGCATGGAGCTGCTCCTTAAGGATATGGACGACAACGGCATCGACATCGGCGTAGCCACCGGCCGCGTGGAGCACTTTGCCGGAGGCATGAGCAACGACAACGTCATCCGTCTCACGGAAACATACCCCGGCCGTTTTTTCGGCTTTGCCGGTCTCAATCCTCTGGACTGGCGCTGGTCGCTGCGGGAAATCCACAGAACCGTGGTGGACGGACCGCTCAAAGGCGTGGTGCTGGAGCCGGGAGCGGTGCGCCCGCCCATGTACGGCGACGACGCCCTGCTCTATCCCCTGTATGCCGAGTGCGAAAAATACGACATCCCCGTCATGGTCATGCTCGGGGGAAACGCCGGGCCCAACGTGGACTACAGCTTCCCCCGCATCATTCATAAGATAGCTTCCGATTTCCCCACGGTGAAGTTCATCGTCTCCCACGGAGGCTGGCCCTGGGTACAGGCCGTGCTCGGCGTATGCTTCGTGCAGCAGAACATCTACCTGAGCCCGGACCTCTACATCTTCAACCATCCAGGCTGGCAGGACTATGTGACGGCGGCCCATACCTATATGCGCAAGCGTATTCTCTATGCCTCCGCCTATCCCTTCCTTCCGCTGGAATGCGTGCACAATTTCCGTACGCTGTTCAAGCCGGAAGTTCTGCCCGACCTCATGTACCACAACGCGGCGGCGCTGCTCGGACTCGAGGCCTGA
- a CDS encoding amidohydrolase family protein, translating to MVIDFRLRPPFGGFLHTGMYADKAAADFYADNIGLRRSESSRQQSMELLLREMEENGIDMGVATGRIGHKKGNVSNDDIIRLTQTWPGKFAGLAGIDASDPKQGIAEIRRVCLDGPLKGVVLEPGAMAQPRYVDDARLYPLYAECEACGLPVVLMIGGRAGPDRTYSHPQRLSKVAADFPEVNFIAAHGCWPFVQEILGVCFYQKNIYLCPDLYFFHLPGQDDYIRAGNYYMQDRMLFGSAYPFIPLSCVHEFRESFRPEVRNKLLGENAARLLGL from the coding sequence ATGGTCATCGACTTCCGCCTGAGACCTCCGTTCGGGGGCTTCCTCCATACCGGCATGTATGCGGACAAGGCCGCCGCGGACTTCTATGCCGACAATATCGGCCTGCGCCGCTCCGAATCGTCCAGACAGCAGTCCATGGAACTGCTGCTCCGGGAAATGGAGGAAAACGGCATAGACATGGGCGTTGCCACAGGACGCATAGGCCACAAAAAGGGCAATGTCTCCAACGACGACATCATCCGTCTGACGCAGACCTGGCCGGGAAAATTCGCAGGCCTGGCCGGCATAGACGCCTCGGACCCGAAACAGGGTATTGCGGAAATCCGCCGCGTCTGCCTGGACGGGCCGCTCAAGGGCGTGGTGCTGGAACCGGGAGCCATGGCGCAGCCGCGCTATGTGGATGATGCCCGCCTCTATCCCCTGTATGCCGAATGCGAGGCCTGCGGGCTCCCCGTAGTGCTCATGATAGGCGGCAGGGCGGGGCCGGACAGAACCTATTCCCATCCCCAGCGACTCAGCAAGGTGGCCGCAGACTTCCCGGAAGTGAACTTCATCGCGGCACATGGATGCTGGCCCTTCGTACAGGAAATCCTGGGCGTCTGCTTCTATCAGAAAAACATCTACCTCTGCCCGGATCTCTATTTCTTTCATCTGCCCGGTCAGGACGACTACATCCGTGCGGGCAACTACTATATGCAGGACCGTATGCTGTTCGGGTCCGCCTATCCCTTCATTCCCCTTTCCTGCGTGCATGAGTTCAGAGAGAGCTTCCGCCCGGAAGTAAGAAACAAGCTGCTCGGTGAAAACGCCGCACGCCTGCTGGGCCTCTGA
- a CDS encoding amino acid ABC transporter ATP-binding protein — translation MIRLSNVHKSFGSHEVLKGVNLEVKEGEKLVIIGPSGSGKSTTVRCMNGLEIPTSGHVFIDDVELTRKNRIELVRNTSSMVFQQFNLYPHLTVMGNLTLAPVKLFGKSKSEAQDIARHYLEVVGLEEKAHAYPATLSGGQQQRVAIARALCSQTKIILFDEPTSALDPETVQEVLNVMVRLAGEKNITMVIVTHEMGFAREVADRVIFMDDGTILEEGTPEHFFLSPTHERTKQFLGKILH, via the coding sequence GTGATCAGGCTTTCCAACGTGCATAAATCCTTCGGCTCCCATGAAGTACTCAAAGGCGTGAATCTGGAAGTGAAGGAAGGGGAAAAACTCGTCATCATCGGCCCTTCCGGTTCGGGCAAATCCACCACGGTACGCTGCATGAACGGCCTTGAAATCCCCACGTCGGGTCATGTGTTCATCGACGACGTGGAACTGACCCGGAAAAACCGCATTGAACTTGTGCGCAACACTTCGTCCATGGTGTTTCAGCAGTTCAATCTCTACCCGCACCTCACGGTAATGGGAAACCTCACCCTCGCGCCCGTGAAACTTTTCGGCAAGTCGAAGAGCGAAGCACAGGACATCGCCCGTCACTACCTCGAGGTGGTCGGCCTTGAGGAAAAGGCTCACGCCTACCCGGCCACGCTTTCCGGCGGTCAGCAGCAGCGCGTAGCCATCGCCCGCGCGCTGTGCAGCCAGACGAAAATCATTCTTTTCGATGAACCCACCTCCGCACTGGACCCGGAGACGGTGCAGGAAGTGCTGAACGTCATGGTCAGGCTCGCCGGAGAAAAGAACATCACCATGGTCATCGTGACCCATGAAATGGGTTTTGCCCGTGAGGTGGCGGACAGAGTGATCTTCATGGACGACGGTACCATTCTCGAGGAAGGCACGCCCGAACACTTCTTCCTCAGCCCCACCCACGAGAGAACGAAACAGTTCCTCGGCAAGATTCTGCACTAG
- a CDS encoding transporter substrate-binding domain-containing protein, with translation MKKLHRIGMFLLSAVAVLGLSAGAFAAPLPDDVQAIVKRGELRVGVKSDVPGFSMQDLSGEYAGLEVDLARKLAEAMGIRPDKVSFTAVTAKTRGQLLDTGDIDMVLATFTITPERKNIWNFSSAYYTDAVSLLVKKNGGIKGYADLASKLVGVAEGSTSKDALIAAARENGVTLTDTDNIQTFPDYPSIKAALDAGQVQAFCVDGSILSGYLDPSTEILTTVRFAPQEYGVATRLSNKGLAAFVEENITKWLSDGTIDKIIAAHNVAPSFKK, from the coding sequence ATGAAGAAACTGCACCGCATAGGCATGTTCCTGCTTTCCGCCGTCGCCGTTCTGGGCCTGTCCGCCGGAGCTTTCGCAGCCCCCCTGCCGGACGACGTTCAGGCCATCGTGAAACGCGGGGAACTTCGCGTGGGCGTGAAGTCCGACGTGCCGGGATTCAGTATGCAGGATCTTTCCGGCGAATATGCAGGCCTGGAAGTGGATCTGGCCAGAAAACTCGCCGAAGCCATGGGCATCAGGCCCGACAAGGTATCCTTCACCGCCGTGACGGCCAAAACACGCGGACAGCTTCTTGATACCGGCGACATCGACATGGTGCTCGCCACCTTCACCATCACTCCCGAGCGCAAGAACATCTGGAACTTCTCCTCCGCCTACTACACCGACGCCGTTTCCCTGCTGGTGAAGAAAAACGGCGGCATCAAGGGGTATGCCGACCTTGCAAGCAAGCTCGTGGGCGTGGCGGAAGGCTCCACTTCCAAGGATGCGCTCATCGCCGCGGCCAGGGAAAACGGCGTCACCCTGACCGACACCGACAACATCCAGACCTTCCCCGACTATCCCTCCATCAAGGCCGCCCTCGACGCCGGTCAGGTCCAGGCCTTCTGCGTGGACGGCTCCATCCTTTCCGGCTACCTCGATCCGAGCACGGAAATTCTCACCACCGTCCGCTTCGCCCCGCAGGAATACGGCGTGGCCACCAGGCTTTCCAACAAGGGCCTTGCCGCCTTTGTGGAAGAAAACATCACCAAGTGGCTTTCCGACGGTACCATCGACAAAATCATCGCAGCGCACAACGTCGCTCCCTCCTTTAAAAAATAG
- a CDS encoding amino acid ABC transporter permease yields the protein MIEQILSPSCWLVFLADWQLFLQAFGVTVMVSIAALALALALGVVFGVMSTSQFLLPRNVARAYVEAIQNTPLVLQAYVFYLALPYIGVMMGQVSVGIFAVGIYHGAYIAEVVRAGIQSIPRGQSEAAASQGFTYVQTMRWVILPQTVKIILPPLVNQMVNLIKNTSVIALIGGTDLMNRTNDWATSGASIYGPPFLVCGVLYFLLCFPLSTWGRRYEERLKKKDSHAGEELRKIEEELS from the coding sequence GTGATCGAGCAAATACTGTCTCCCTCCTGCTGGCTCGTCTTTCTGGCCGACTGGCAGCTTTTCCTTCAGGCCTTCGGCGTGACCGTGATGGTATCCATCGCAGCGCTGGCGCTGGCCCTGGCTCTGGGCGTCGTGTTCGGCGTCATGTCCACCTCGCAGTTTCTTCTGCCGAGGAACGTGGCCCGGGCCTATGTGGAAGCCATCCAGAACACGCCGCTGGTGCTGCAGGCCTATGTGTTCTACCTCGCCCTGCCCTATATCGGGGTGATGATGGGACAGGTAAGCGTGGGCATCTTCGCCGTGGGCATCTATCACGGCGCGTACATCGCCGAAGTGGTGCGCGCAGGCATACAGTCCATCCCGCGCGGCCAGTCGGAAGCCGCAGCCTCCCAGGGATTCACCTATGTACAGACCATGCGCTGGGTCATACTCCCCCAGACGGTGAAAATCATACTCCCTCCGCTGGTCAACCAGATGGTGAACCTCATCAAGAACACCTCCGTCATCGCCCTCATCGGCGGCACGGACCTCATGAACCGCACCAACGACTGGGCCACCAGCGGAGCCAGCATCTACGGGCCGCCGTTTCTGGTATGCGGCGTGCTGTATTTTCTCCTGTGCTTCCCCCTTTCCACCTGGGGACGGCGCTATGAGGAAAGACTCAAGAAAAAGGACAGCCATGCCGGTGAAGAGCTCAGAAAAATAGAGGAAGAACTGTCGTGA
- a CDS encoding amino acid ABC transporter permease: MIEVITRTFTPEILSYLLGGAGLVIELSVVIVICSIFFGLILALLRSYDKFILGRLAGVYIEIFRNTPNLMWVLICYVYAPLPTAFLRCSFAFVLFTSATIAEIIRGGLNSIPKGQFEAASSQGFDFVQTLIYIILPQCFQNIVPTLLSQVITVVKDTSFLSMVAVAELMFRSRNALALLPRYTGQTVGIAQVAVIFGFAALIYFIINFTLSCIVRRMQKRRQAQTRQVAAGA, encoded by the coding sequence GTGATCGAGGTCATTACCCGTACCTTTACGCCTGAGATACTCTCCTATCTGCTGGGCGGCGCAGGGCTTGTCATCGAGCTTTCCGTCGTCATCGTGATATGCAGCATCTTCTTCGGTCTTATTCTGGCGCTGCTGCGAAGCTACGACAAATTCATCCTCGGCAGACTCGCGGGCGTGTATATCGAAATCTTCCGCAATACGCCCAATCTCATGTGGGTGCTCATCTGCTATGTGTACGCGCCCCTGCCCACGGCCTTTCTGCGCTGCTCCTTCGCCTTCGTGCTCTTCACCTCCGCCACCATTGCGGAAATCATCCGCGGCGGACTGAACTCCATTCCCAAGGGGCAGTTCGAGGCCGCGTCCTCCCAGGGCTTCGACTTCGTGCAGACGCTCATCTACATCATCCTGCCCCAGTGCTTCCAGAACATCGTCCCCACGCTGCTCAGTCAGGTCATCACCGTGGTGAAGGATACGTCCTTCCTTTCCATGGTGGCCGTGGCGGAACTCATGTTCCGTTCCCGAAACGCCCTGGCGCTTCTGCCCCGCTACACGGGCCAGACCGTGGGCATCGCGCAGGTGGCCGTTATCTTCGGCTTTGCCGCGCTCATCTACTTCATCATCAACTTCACCCTCTCCTGCATCGTCCGCCGCATGCAGAAACGCCGCCAGGCCCAGACCAGGCAGGTCGCGGCCGGAGCCTGA
- a CDS encoding glycerophosphodiester phosphodiesterase codes for MKSTVELHVRAPQPLVIAHRGARGHAPENTLTSAELGHSVGADLWELDVNYTRDYKLVVVHDDTLVRTTNVEEVYPGRSSYRVCDFTLEELSRLDAGSWYEGRDQFGRVAAGEIGADTLASFKGLRIPTLEEALLLTKRLDWYVNVEIKNHEHLIGHNTVTKDVLEMIRRLDMVDQIIISSFQHRYLEECRTLCPEMATGALVETTRPDDPVALCRRLGVNAYHPDRLILAPGDLEALRDAGFAVNVWTVNDMDEARELVAHGASGIITDFPAACRSALGRG; via the coding sequence ATGAAAAGCACCGTTGAACTGCATGTCCGCGCTCCCCAGCCCCTTGTCATCGCCCACCGCGGCGCAAGAGGCCACGCCCCGGAAAACACCCTCACCTCTGCCGAACTCGGCCACAGCGTCGGGGCAGATCTCTGGGAGCTCGACGTCAACTACACCAGGGACTACAAACTTGTGGTGGTGCACGACGATACGCTCGTGCGTACCACCAACGTCGAGGAAGTGTACCCCGGCAGAAGTTCCTACCGCGTATGCGACTTCACGCTGGAGGAACTTTCCCGGCTGGATGCCGGTTCCTGGTATGAAGGACGCGACCAGTTCGGCCGCGTGGCCGCCGGAGAAATAGGCGCAGATACGCTCGCTTCCTTTAAAGGACTGCGTATTCCCACGCTGGAAGAAGCGCTTCTTCTCACCAAGCGCCTCGACTGGTATGTGAATGTGGAAATAAAAAACCACGAACACCTCATCGGTCATAATACCGTCACAAAAGATGTGTTAGAGATGATCCGCCGCCTCGACATGGTGGATCAAATCATCATTTCCTCCTTCCAGCACCGTTATCTGGAAGAATGTCGCACCCTGTGTCCCGAAATGGCCACGGGCGCGCTTGTGGAGACGACGCGCCCGGATGATCCCGTGGCGCTCTGCCGCCGCCTCGGCGTGAACGCCTATCATCCCGACAGGCTCATCCTCGCCCCCGGAGACCTTGAAGCGCTGCGCGATGCGGGCTTCGCCGTCAACGTCTGGACCGTCAACGACATGGACGAGGCCAGGGAACTTGTCGCCCACGGCGCAAGCGGCATCATTACCGATTTTCCGGCCGCCTGCCGCTCCGCACTCGGAAGAGGCTAG
- the ugpB gene encoding sn-glycerol-3-phosphate ABC transporter substrate-binding protein UgpB, whose product MRSFRSVALMAISLMLLAAPVQAKTTITFWHGMGGELGEITDNIINDFNASQDKYEVKGVYKGNYDEAMTAAIAAFRAKQHPNIIQIFEVGTASMMAAKGAIRPIWEIMENAGTPLDMSKFLPSVTSYYSTSDGKLIAMPFNASTTVLYYNKDAVKKAGGDPENFPRTWPEVADLARKIKESGACKYGMTSGWQSWVQLESFSAWHNVPFASNNNGFDGLNTELLFNGPLQVKHIDFLSQLNKEGVSVYVGRKSEAINTFTAGEAGILMNSSGSYAAVKAGAKFNWGVMVLPYWPDVEGAPQNTVIGGAAVWAMAGHSKDSENGVAAFLNYVLKPEVQAAFHQATGYVPVTLEGYELTKQQGFYDKNPGTDVAVKALSDKKPTINTLGLRLGNFVQIRNIIDEELEAVWAGKKTAKEALDSAVKRGNGELRRFERANR is encoded by the coding sequence ATGCGTTCGTTCCGTTCCGTGGCCCTGATGGCCATCAGTCTCATGCTTCTGGCCGCCCCCGTGCAGGCCAAGACCACCATCACCTTCTGGCATGGCATGGGTGGTGAACTCGGTGAAATCACCGACAACATCATCAACGACTTCAACGCCTCCCAGGACAAGTATGAAGTCAAAGGCGTGTACAAGGGCAACTACGACGAAGCCATGACGGCCGCCATCGCCGCCTTCCGCGCCAAACAGCACCCCAACATCATCCAGATCTTCGAAGTGGGCACCGCCAGCATGATGGCCGCCAAGGGTGCCATCCGTCCCATCTGGGAAATCATGGAAAACGCGGGCACCCCGCTCGACATGTCCAAGTTCCTGCCTTCCGTGACGAGCTACTACTCCACGAGCGACGGCAAGCTCATCGCCATGCCCTTCAACGCCTCCACCACCGTTCTCTACTACAACAAGGACGCCGTGAAGAAGGCCGGCGGCGACCCGGAAAACTTCCCCCGTACCTGGCCTGAAGTGGCCGACCTCGCCCGCAAGATCAAGGAATCCGGCGCGTGCAAGTACGGCATGACCAGCGGCTGGCAGTCCTGGGTGCAGCTTGAAAGCTTCTCCGCCTGGCACAACGTGCCCTTCGCCTCCAACAACAACGGTTTCGACGGCCTCAACACCGAACTGCTCTTCAACGGCCCCCTGCAGGTCAAGCACATCGACTTCCTTTCCCAGCTGAACAAGGAAGGCGTTTCCGTGTATGTGGGCCGCAAGTCCGAAGCCATCAACACCTTCACCGCCGGTGAAGCGGGCATTCTCATGAACTCCTCCGGTTCCTACGCCGCCGTCAAGGCCGGCGCCAAGTTCAACTGGGGCGTGATGGTTCTGCCCTACTGGCCCGACGTGGAAGGCGCTCCCCAGAACACCGTCATCGGCGGCGCGGCCGTGTGGGCCATGGCCGGACACTCCAAGGATTCTGAAAACGGCGTGGCCGCCTTCCTGAACTATGTGCTCAAGCCCGAAGTCCAGGCCGCCTTCCATCAGGCCACCGGCTATGTGCCCGTTACTCTCGAAGGTTACGAACTCACCAAGCAGCAGGGCTTCTACGACAAGAACCCCGGTACCGACGTGGCCGTGAAGGCTCTCTCCGACAAGAAGCCCACCATCAACACCCTCGGCCTGCGTCTCGGCAACTTCGTCCAGATCCGCAACATCATCGACGAAGAACTCGAAGCCGTCTGGGCCGGCAAGAAGACCGCCAAGGAAGCCCTCGACTCCGCCGTGAAGCGCGGCAACGGCGAACTGCGCCGCTTTGAAAGGGCCAACCGCTAG
- the ugpA gene encoding sn-glycerol-3-phosphate ABC transporter permease UgpA translates to MQDERYAFRGKRHLILPILFLLPQLVITVVFFFYPAGEALLGSVYMEDSFGLSREFVGLDNFAVLFSDPGYLETLYLTFIFSIATITLTMGVSLLMAVVADQVHTGGTLYKSMLIIPYAVAPPLAGVLWLFLFNPSVGVLSTFLDGLGYTWNHKLNGNQALLLLIISASWKQISYNFLFFLAGLQAIPRSLIEAAAIDGASPWQRFRNIIFPLLSPTTFFLLVVNTIYTLFETFGIVHAVTQGGPSRATETLIYKVFNDGFIGLDFGGSSAQSVVLMFIVMILTFLQFRYVERKVNY, encoded by the coding sequence ATGCAGGATGAGCGTTACGCGTTCCGGGGCAAGAGGCATCTGATACTGCCCATCCTCTTCCTGCTGCCCCAGCTTGTCATCACGGTGGTGTTTTTCTTCTACCCCGCCGGCGAGGCGCTGCTGGGCTCGGTATATATGGAAGATTCCTTCGGGCTTTCCAGGGAATTCGTCGGGCTGGACAACTTCGCCGTTCTTTTCTCCGACCCGGGCTATCTGGAAACCCTCTACCTCACCTTCATCTTCAGCATCGCCACCATCACCCTCACCATGGGCGTTTCCCTGCTCATGGCCGTCGTGGCCGACCAGGTGCATACCGGCGGCACGCTCTACAAGTCGATGCTCATCATTCCCTACGCCGTGGCTCCGCCTCTCGCGGGTGTGCTGTGGCTCTTCCTCTTCAACCCCTCCGTCGGCGTGCTTTCCACCTTCCTCGACGGCCTGGGCTACACCTGGAACCACAAACTCAACGGCAATCAGGCCCTGCTTCTGCTCATCATCTCCGCCTCGTGGAAACAGATATCCTACAACTTCCTGTTCTTCCTCGCCGGGCTGCAGGCCATTCCCCGTTCCCTCATAGAAGCGGCCGCCATCGACGGCGCAAGCCCCTGGCAGAGATTCCGCAACATCATCTTCCCCCTGCTTTCGCCCACAACCTTCTTCCTGCTGGTGGTGAACACCATCTACACCCTGTTCGAGACCTTCGGCATCGTGCATGCCGTTACCCAGGGCGGCCCTTCCCGCGCCACGGAAACGCTTATCTACAAGGTCTTCAACGACGGCTTCATCGGGCTTGACTTCGGCGGTTCCTCCGCCCAGTCCGTCGTGCTCATGTTCATCGTCATGATCCTGACGTTCCTCCAGTTCCGCTACGTCGAGCGCAAGGTCAACTACTAG
- the ugpE gene encoding sn-glycerol-3-phosphate ABC transporter permease UgpE, with amino-acid sequence MVEKKGLGRALSHAVLLFGAAIVLFPLYVALVATSHSYDVLIGSTPLWFGEELIKNFTTVLTEGLKAAGGIPVWVMMGNSLIMALGIALGKIAISITAAYAIVYFRFPGRELCFVLIFITLMMPVEVRIVPTFQVAANLNFIDSYAGLILPLIASATATFLYRQMFMTIPQELLEAARIDGAGPWRFFVDVVLPLSRTNTAALFVVLFIYGWNQYLWPLLVTNQEGMYTVVMGIQRMVNIPDAVPEWNLIMAVALLGMLPPLLVVLGMQKLFVRGLVETEK; translated from the coding sequence ATGGTAGAAAAGAAAGGACTGGGAAGAGCGCTGAGCCACGCCGTACTGCTTTTCGGCGCAGCCATCGTGCTCTTTCCCCTGTATGTGGCTCTCGTGGCCACCTCGCACAGTTACGACGTGCTCATCGGTTCCACGCCCCTGTGGTTCGGCGAGGAGCTCATCAAAAACTTCACCACCGTGCTCACGGAAGGCCTCAAGGCCGCAGGCGGCATACCCGTATGGGTCATGATGGGCAACAGCCTCATCATGGCGCTCGGCATAGCCCTCGGCAAAATCGCCATTTCCATCACCGCGGCCTACGCCATCGTGTACTTCCGCTTCCCGGGGCGCGAACTCTGCTTCGTGCTCATCTTCATCACGCTCATGATGCCCGTGGAAGTGCGTATCGTGCCCACCTTCCAGGTGGCGGCAAACCTGAACTTCATCGACAGCTACGCAGGCCTCATCCTGCCGCTCATCGCCTCGGCGACGGCCACGTTCCTGTACCGGCAGATGTTCATGACCATTCCGCAGGAACTTCTGGAAGCCGCGCGCATCGACGGCGCGGGCCCCTGGCGCTTCTTCGTGGACGTGGTGCTTCCCCTTTCCCGCACCAACACTGCGGCTCTCTTCGTGGTGCTGTTCATCTACGGCTGGAACCAGTACCTGTGGCCGCTGCTCGTCACCAACCAGGAAGGCATGTACACCGTGGTCATGGGCATACAGCGCATGGTGAACATCCCCGACGCCGTGCCGGAATGGAACCTGATCATGGCCGTGGCGCTTCTGGGCATGCTGCCCCCGCTTCTCGTGGTGCTCGGCATGCAGAAGCTCTTCGTCCGCGGACTTGTGGAAACCGAGAAGTAA